The genomic DNA TCGGTGATGCGGGGTCTGGGCGGCTTCGACGCGTACCGCGTGCCCGGCGTCTTCGGCCCGGAGGTGCAGCCGGCGCCGGGCGCGGCCCCGCACGGTCAACTGCTGGCCTACTTGGGCCGCACGGTCTCCTGATCCGGCTGATCGGTTTGATCCGGTGACCACACGTACGGCGTGGTCGTCGTGACCGCCCGGAACCCCAGCCGGCGGAGGATGGGCGCGCTGTCGTCCGAGGCGTCCACGTGCAGGTACGCGACTCCACGGGCGGCGGCGAGAGCGGCTCGGGTGGTGACGAGGGCGCGGTAGACGCCTTTGCCGCGCCAGTCGGCGACGGTCGAACCGCCGCGCAGCCCCGCGAACTCGGAGTCGCCGTAGAAGACCAGCCAGGCCGCGGAGATCACCTCGCCGTCCGCCTCCGCGACGTAGACCGCGATCTCGTCCGGCGTGGCGGTGATCCGGCCGAGCAGTTCGGTCGCCAGCCAGGTCAGGTCGATGCCCCAGATGGCCGTCTCCATGGCACCGATCCGCCGCAGATCCGCCTCGTCGGAGACCCGGCGCACGGTGACGCCGTCCGGCAACGCGGGCTTCCCTACGGCCAGTTCGTCGGCCCGTCCGATGAGGACCGTCTCCTGGTCCTCGGGCACGAAGCCCGCCGAGCGCAGGCGGTCGGTGAGGTCGGCCGGTTCGTCATGGCCCCGGATCTTCCATTCCACACGCTCCCCGCGAGCGGCGAAGAAGTCCCGCTGCCGGACGATCAACTCGTCGAGCTCACGCCCCCGTAGACCGACGTCCCGGGGCCCGGTCACAAACCCCCGGGTCTCCCCGACGATCCGCAGCAGCGGTCCGTCCTTCTCGTACGTCACCCCGGCGGCCGGCACGGGAGGCGCTCCGCGCATCTGCTCGTCGTAGGCGGCGAGGAGGATCTGTGTCTCGGTTTCCGTCTCTGTCACGGGGAGACGGTACGGGGTGTGTGAGCTGGGGCAACTGATTTACGGCGGGGTGCGCTGGTCCTGATGTGCCGTAGGAGGGCGGTGAGTTGGGGGCGAACATGCGCAGGTCCGCCGCGTGGAATTCCAGCTCGGCGAGGCCGAGTGCCCCTGTGGCGAGGGTTCCGCGGTACTCCTCCCACCATCCGGACCTGCGGTCCTGGGCCATGCCGACCAGGGCGTCGACGTACGACTCGTCCGGTGCGCGACAGATCGCGGCGAGGGTACGCACCTGGTGCCCGCTCACTGCGAAGCGGGCCAGTTCCACCGGGCTGCCCTCAGATGTACGCCGAAGGCGGCCTCGCCCTCGTGGAGTTCTGAGCCGATGCCTGGGGGAGTCAGGAGTAGAAGCCTCGGCCATATTCGTCCCGGCCCAGCGTGAAGTCGTGCGGACGATCGCGGCGTAGCTCCTCGTACCGCTCCGCGAAGACATCGAGCGCCTGGGGAAGGGTGCAGCCCCGGGTTTCGCGGATGATGATGAGCGCATGGACGATCCGGTGTTCCAGGATGTTCCGGTCCACGCTTTCGGGCAGTTGTTCCATGGCGTCGTGAGACTACCCGGCGCGGATGATCAGGTCAGGCGGAGTTGTTCTCCCGGCGGCCGGGGCGTGAGCGTGGCGCGGAGTCGGTCGATGGTGGCGTGCCAGGGGTTGTCGTTCGGCTCGCCCCAGAGTTCCAGGAGTTCGGACGGTTCGGTCATGACGCGTTCGAGGGCCTTCAGGGCGAGGGCGCGCAGGCCGGTGAGGTCGGGGACGGGCTCGTCCGGGCCGTAGTGGGGGTGGGCGGGCTCACCGCCAGGGCATTGCGCGGCTACCAGGGCCGCTGCCGCGATGGCTTCGTCGCCCACGTCCGCGTCGAGGTACTCGGCGGTGCCGGCCGTCCGGGCGAGGGTGTCCCGCACGAAGCCCTGACGCGCGTCCGGCGACGCGTCGTCGAGGTCGCCGCACCAGTCCGCCGCGGTGTCGTTGTCGAAGGGGCCGACGTCCCAGGTGCCCATGCGTCTCTCCTGCCTCTCCCGAGCGTGATGGCGTCACGTCCCGGCATCGTGGCAGGGGCCACTGACATCGGCCGCCGGGAGCGGGTGCCGAGCCTTGCGTGAGCTGCTCGGGGCCGCCGCACGCCCGGGCTACATCGTGTGCACCTCGACCGAGAAGCCGCGGGCGAGGACGCTGTTGAGGTGTTCGGCGTGCGCGCCGAGCCATTGCTCGGTGGGGATGCCGGGGGCGCTGATCCCGAGGAGTACGTAGTCGTCGGCGTCCTCGGTGCTCTGGCCGCAGATGCAGCACGAGAGGCGCTGGAGCATGGTGTTGGCGGGGCTGGTGGCGCTTGGCATGAGCGGCAGAGTAGTGAGCATGGGTCGCTCGGCGAATGGGGATCACACCGGTGGCGCCGTCGTCACGACTCCTTCGATGGATCTGAAGGGATGCATGACCTCGCCGCCGGCGCTCGTCCGGTCGGTGAGCAGTGCGGCGATGTCGGGCTGGGACGGATGGTCGTCCGCGGGCTGCCGGAGCACCCGGTTCTCCCCGGCGCCCCGCCCTGCCGTAAGAGCCCCATTCCCCCGGGAAGCCCCCACCCCCTTTCCGTGTTGACCTGCACGGAGGCGGACCCCCTCTCCCTGATCGCTCACGGCGAACAACGCCTGGGGAACAATCGAAGGCGCCCAAGCATTGAGTCGGCATAGCTCAACTTGACTGCCTAAGGGGAGATCATGGCTTCGACGTCCACACCGCTCACCCTGCCCGTGCTGCCGCTCGACGACGAGGTCGTGCTGCCCGGAATGGTGGTTCCGCTGGACCTGAACGACACCGATGTACGCGCCGCCGTGGAGGCCGCCCAGGCCGCCGCGGGGTCCGAGCCGGGAAAGCCCAAGGTCCTGCTGGTGCCACGCATCGACGGGACTTACGCGAGCACCGGCGTGCTCGGCACCATCGAGCAGGTCGGCCGGCTGGCCGACGGCGACCCGGGTGCGCTGATCCGCGGCCGTAGCCGCGTGAAGATCGGGGCCGGGACCACCGGTCCCGGTGCCGCGCTCTGGGTCGAGGGCACCGCGCTCGACGAGAGCCTGCCCGAGCCCTTGCCCGGCTCCGTGACCGAGCTCGTGAAGGAATACAAGGCGCTGGCCACCGCGTGGCTGCGCAAGCGTGGGGCCTGGCAGGTCGTCGACCGCGTGCAGGCCATCGATGATGTGTCCACGCTTGCCGATAACTCCGGTTACTCGCCTTTCCTCACCACCGACCAGAAGATCGAGCTGCTGGAGACCGCCGACCCGGTGGCCCGGCTGAAGCTCGCCACCCAGCACCTGCGCGACCACCTCGCCGAGCAGGACGTTGCCGAGACCATCGCCAAGGACGTGCAGGAAGGCGTCGACAAGCAGCAGCGCGAGTTCCTGCTGCGGCGCCAGCTCGAAGCCGTCCGCAAGGAACTGCGCGAGCTGAACGGGGACACGAGCGACGGCGAGGAGTCCGACGACTACCGTGCCCGCGTCGAGGCCGCCGATCTTCCCGAGAAGGTCCGTGAGGCCGCGCTCAAGGAGGTCGAGAAGCTGGAGCGGTCCAGCGACCAGTCGCCCGAGGGGTCGTGGATCCGCACCTGGCTGGACACCGTTCTCGAACTGCCGTGGAACGAGCGGACCCAGGACGAGTACGACATCCAGGGGGCCAAGGCGATCCTCGACGCCGAGCACGCCGGTCTGGAGGACGTGAAGGAGCGCATCACCGAGTACCTGGCCGTGCGCAAGCGCCGTAGCGAGCGCGGGCTGGGTGTCGTCGGCGGCCGGCGCGGCGGTGCCGTACTGGCCCTCGTCGGTCCGCCCGGTGTCGGCAAGACCTCGCTCGGCGAGTCCGTCGCGCACGCGATGGGCCGGAAGTTCGTCCGGGTCGCGCTGGGTGGGGTTCGGGACGAGGCCGAGATCCGTGGACACCGGCGTACGTACGTGGGTGCCCTCCCGGGCCGTATCGTCCGCGCCATCAAGGAGGCCGGGTCCATGAACCCGGTGGTCCTGCTCGACGAGATCGACAAGGTGGGGTCCGACTACCGGGGCGACCCGGCCGCCGCCCTGCTCGAAGTCCTCGACCCCGCGCAGAACCACACCTTCCGCGACCACTACCTGGAGGTCGAACTCGACCTGAGCGATGTGGTGTTCCTGGCGACGGCCAACGTGCTCGAAGCCATCCCGGAGGCGCTGCTCGACCGGATGGAACTGGTCCGGCTGGACGGCTACACCGAGGACGAGAAGGTCGTCATCGCCCGTGACCACCTGCTCCCGCGCCAACTGGAGCGGGCGGGGCTCAAGGACGACGAGGTCGTCATCGACGAGAGCGCGCTGCGCAAGCTCGCCGGTGAGTACACCCGGGAGGCGGGCGTCCGCACCCTGGAGCGGTCGATCGCCCGGCTGCTGCGCAAGATCGCCGCACAGCACGAACTGGGCGAGCGGGAGCTGCCGTTCACGGTGACCGACGCCGACCTGCGCGGTCTGATCGGCCGGCCGCACCATGTGCCCGAGTCCGCCCAGGACCCGGCGGAGCGCCGCACGGCGGTCCCCGGTGTCGCCACCGGCCTCGCGGTCACCGGCGCCGGCGGTGACGTCCTCTACGTCGAGGCGTCGCTGGCCGACCCGGAGACGGGCGCGGCGGGTCTGACCCTGACCGGTCAGCTCGGTGACGTGATGAAGGAGAGCGCGCAGATCGCCCTGTCGTTCCTGCGCTCGCACGGCGCCGAACTGGAGCTGCCCGTCGGCGACTTGAAGGACCGGGGCGTGCACATCCACTTCCCGGCGGGTTCGGTGCCGAAGGACGGCCCGAGCGCGGGCGTCACGATGACGACGGCCCTGGCGTCGCTGCTCAGCGGCCGACTGGTCCGCACGGACGTGGCGATGACGGGTGAGGTCTCCCTGACCGGTCGGGTGCTCCCGATCGGCGGTGTGAAGCAGAAGCTGCTCGCCGCGCACCAGGCCGGGGTCACCACCGTGATCATCCCGAAGCGCAACGAGCCCGACCTGGACGACGTCCCGGCCGAGGTCCTGGACAAGCTCGACGTCCACGCGGTGACGGATGTCCGCCAGGTCCTGGAGCTGGCCCTGTCGCCCGCGACGAACGGCGCGACGTCGGAGGTTCCGGTGGCGGCGTGACGGACGCCACCGGTCGGGCGAAGGCCCGGGTCCCTTTCACGAGGGGCCCGGGCCTTTGTCGCACGTAGATCCCACCCTGCGAAATACTGGCGAAACTGCGGCGACTTTCACGATCAGGAAAGCGGACCATGAGTGCTGACGTGCACAAGGACGAGGCCAGAAGCGACAGCGGGACGGTCGACATCGGGGCGGGCGGCGGCGGGCTTCCCGACCCCGAATACCTCTCCCTGGAGCGCGAGTTGACGTTCCTCCTGCGCCGGGCCCGGGCCAACCAGGGCGAGATGGCCCGCGAGGTCCACCCCGACCTGGAGTCCGCCGCGTACGGCCTGCTGGTCCGGCTGGAGGAGTACGGCCGGCAGCGGGCCACGGAGCTGGCCGCCTACATCGGCGTCGGCAAGGCCACCATGTCCCGCCAACTGCGCGCCCTGGAGGAGCTGGGCCTGATCGCCCGCGAGCCCGACCCGGCGGACGGCCGCGCCTGGCTGGTCGACCTCACCGACGAGGGCCGCCGCCGGGTCACCCACGTCCGCGAGGCCCGCCGCGAGCGCTACGTCAGCCAGCTCTCCCACTGGGACCGCCGCGAGGTCGCCGAACTCGCCCGGCTGCTCCACCGGTTGAACGGCGTCATGGAGAAGTGACACCCCGGCGGCGGCCGGTCACAGTTCCACGTATCCGACCGTCGCGTCGTCGTGCGTCTTGCTCCGCCGCAGATACGTCCGCTCCTGCGCGTCGGCCCGCTCCAGCGCCCGCACCCGGCTCACCAGCTCCGCCGCGCCCTCCTTCGCCACGAGGGTGAAGCACTCCGCCCAGTCGCCCCGGCCGAACTTCTCCACCCACCTCGTCGCCCCGTCCGTCAGGGCGGCGAGGGCGCGGACCTCGGCGCGCGGCAGCGACCCCGTCACCGCCCGCGCCGCGACCGACGGATCGGCGGCGGCGGTGAAGAAGCCGCCCTCCTTGTTACGGAGCGTGGCGTCGATCAGCTCGTCCGTGGCGAGAGCGGCGCGGGGCAGCCGCGACAGACGGTCGTCCAGTACGACGGTCACCTCACCGGCTGGGGAATCGACCAGCAGGGCGGAGTCCGAAAGGACCAGATATTCGAGTTCCAGCGGTGACCAGCGGGCCAGCACCACCGTTGCCTGTGGGGTGCGTGGGTGAGAAAGGTCACAGGTGGTGGCGTGGGCCTCGGATGTTCGGAGGATCGCCCGGGAGAGAATCTCCGCCAGGGTCAGATCCCGGCAGGAAACGGTCAGTTCGGTCAGTGCGCCACCCAGGCGCGCGGTGAACCAGGGCACCGAATGCAGACACCCCGTCTCCCCCCTGGGCGGTGTCACTCCGTCCAGGACGATCAGCGAACCGCCCTGTCCCGAGGCCGGAAGGCCGACGCTCGCGAAGTCCTCGTTGGGGCGGTCCGGGTCGCCGGGTTCCGACACAAGTTCCGTACGCATTCGGCCAGTCTGCACGACCTCTTCACAGGCTCCGCAAAAGGTCGGCACGCACCGCCGAATTTCCGCAGTCGTGCAGGTCAGACGCCTGGTTTGGGAGGGAATGGATCACTCCGGGAATGCGTGGCGGCGAATCCTGCCAAAGCGCGCCGCTCACGTCCAACCGGCAGGGCGCACAAGGCTTTTCCAGCGGCCGCCGGAACTTGCCCGCCAACTCCCCTCCGGGGTTCACTCCTTCGGGTGGCGGGCCCGGATGATGCGCGGCCACCGCCCACCGGCACTGGGAGGGTCGCCGTACCGGGATGACGGAGCGTCACCCGGCCCCATGGGTATCACGAGTCAGGAATGCGAGCACCGGTGCAGAAAAAGCGGCCGCGACGCACAGGCAAGCAGACGGCCCCTCAGGGGGGTGCCACCGGTGCCGTCGCGCCCGACCCCGCGGGCAGGGGGCGCAGCACCCATGTACGCAACCGGCTCATCATCGCGGTCGCTGTCGTGGCCGCCGCCATCGCCGCCGCCGGTGTCCCCTCCCTCATCACCGCCTCGGGGCAACTGAGCGACTCCCAGGACCTGGTGACGCTTGCCGGGCAGACCCAGGACGCGCTGTCGCTGGCCCACTCCCTCGCCGACGAGCGGGACGAGGTCACCTCGTACATCGCCGCGGGGCGTCCCAAGTCCCAGGCGCCCGACGAGGACCGCAGCGCCCGCGTCGACCGCCAGGTCGAGGAACTCCGCGCCGACACCGACATCCCCGCCTCGCTGCGCTCGGACCTCGACGACGTCGCCGCCGTACGACGGGCCGCGCTCACCGGCAAGAGCAGTGCGCTGGAGGCGCACGACGCGTACTCCGGTGCCATCACCGAACTGCACCGGCTGGCCGAGGAGTTGGCGGAGCAGACGCCGCCGCGGGCCGGTTCCGGCGCCTACGCGCTCGCCGAACTCGACGCCGCCGTCCAGCAGGCCGCAGCCGCCCGGGGACTGCTCCTGGCCGCCCTGAACGTGCCGACGACCACCGAGACGGTCACCAGTCCCATCACCGGCCTCTCCGTCACCCAGACCACCTCCACGAGCGCCCAGACCAAGCAGCGCGACGCCCTCAGCGCCGCCGCCCAGCAGGCCCGGCTGCGCTCCGACGCCGCGCTCGCCGACTTCCGCGACACGGCGACGAAGGCGGCCGTCGACGGCTACGACTCCACGGTCACCGGATCCGAGGTCAACTCCGCCGAGAAGTACCTCACCTCCCTCACCGCCCAACCCACGCTGTCCGACAGCCAGTTGGACACCAGCACGAAGAAGCTCGACGCGGCCCTCTCCGCCCGGGTCGACCTGATGCGCGGCGAGGAGTCCGCGCTCTACGTCGACCGCGCCAAGGACCTCGCCCAGCTCCGCGACGACGACGTCAAGGTGCTGGAACTGCGCATCGCGGTCCTCGGCGCCCTCATGCTGCTCGCCGTGGGCATCGCCACCGCCATGGCCCGCACCCTCACTCGCCCGCTGTCGGTGCTGCGCCGCGGCTCGGCACGGCTGGCCGGCGCGGAGGACCCGGCGGCCGAGGAAGCCATCAAGTTCACCGGCCGCAACGACGAGTTCGCCCAGGTCGTCAACTCGGTCAACACCCTGCACGCGCACGCCGCCGCCCTCCACGAGCGCATCGCCACCCTGGAGGCCGACCGCAAGCACCTCGTCGGCCAGCGCCAGAAGATGGCCGACGCCCGCGAGGAACTCCGCGCCGAAGTCACCGACTCCGCAACGCAGTTGGAGCTCCTGCGCACCAGCATCGGCGGCACCTTCGTCAACCTGGCGCTGCGCACGCTGGGCCTGGTCGAGCGCCAACTCGCCGTCATCGAGGGCCTGGAGGA from Streptomyces sp. NBC_01478 includes the following:
- a CDS encoding GNAT family N-acetyltransferase, with amino-acid sequence MRGAPPVPAAGVTYEKDGPLLRIVGETRGFVTGPRDVGLRGRELDELIVRQRDFFAARGERVEWKIRGHDEPADLTDRLRSAGFVPEDQETVLIGRADELAVGKPALPDGVTVRRVSDEADLRRIGAMETAIWGIDLTWLATELLGRITATPDEIAVYVAEADGEVISAAWLVFYGDSEFAGLRGGSTVADWRGKGVYRALVTTRAALAAARGVAYLHVDASDDSAPILRRLGFRAVTTTTPYVWSPDQTDQPDQETVRPK
- a CDS encoding DUF4259 domain-containing protein, which produces MGTWDVGPFDNDTAADWCGDLDDASPDARQGFVRDTLARTAGTAEYLDADVGDEAIAAAALVAAQCPGGEPAHPHYGPDEPVPDLTGLRALALKALERVMTEPSELLELWGEPNDNPWHATIDRLRATLTPRPPGEQLRLT
- the lon gene encoding endopeptidase La; this encodes MASTSTPLTLPVLPLDDEVVLPGMVVPLDLNDTDVRAAVEAAQAAAGSEPGKPKVLLVPRIDGTYASTGVLGTIEQVGRLADGDPGALIRGRSRVKIGAGTTGPGAALWVEGTALDESLPEPLPGSVTELVKEYKALATAWLRKRGAWQVVDRVQAIDDVSTLADNSGYSPFLTTDQKIELLETADPVARLKLATQHLRDHLAEQDVAETIAKDVQEGVDKQQREFLLRRQLEAVRKELRELNGDTSDGEESDDYRARVEAADLPEKVREAALKEVEKLERSSDQSPEGSWIRTWLDTVLELPWNERTQDEYDIQGAKAILDAEHAGLEDVKERITEYLAVRKRRSERGLGVVGGRRGGAVLALVGPPGVGKTSLGESVAHAMGRKFVRVALGGVRDEAEIRGHRRTYVGALPGRIVRAIKEAGSMNPVVLLDEIDKVGSDYRGDPAAALLEVLDPAQNHTFRDHYLEVELDLSDVVFLATANVLEAIPEALLDRMELVRLDGYTEDEKVVIARDHLLPRQLERAGLKDDEVVIDESALRKLAGEYTREAGVRTLERSIARLLRKIAAQHELGERELPFTVTDADLRGLIGRPHHVPESAQDPAERRTAVPGVATGLAVTGAGGDVLYVEASLADPETGAAGLTLTGQLGDVMKESAQIALSFLRSHGAELELPVGDLKDRGVHIHFPAGSVPKDGPSAGVTMTTALASLLSGRLVRTDVAMTGEVSLTGRVLPIGGVKQKLLAAHQAGVTTVIIPKRNEPDLDDVPAEVLDKLDVHAVTDVRQVLELALSPATNGATSEVPVAA
- a CDS encoding MarR family winged helix-turn-helix transcriptional regulator produces the protein MSADVHKDEARSDSGTVDIGAGGGGLPDPEYLSLERELTFLLRRARANQGEMAREVHPDLESAAYGLLVRLEEYGRQRATELAAYIGVGKATMSRQLRALEELGLIAREPDPADGRAWLVDLTDEGRRRVTHVREARRERYVSQLSHWDRREVAELARLLHRLNGVMEK
- a CDS encoding protein phosphatase 2C domain-containing protein — its product is MRTELVSEPGDPDRPNEDFASVGLPASGQGGSLIVLDGVTPPRGETGCLHSVPWFTARLGGALTELTVSCRDLTLAEILSRAILRTSEAHATTCDLSHPRTPQATVVLARWSPLELEYLVLSDSALLVDSPAGEVTVVLDDRLSRLPRAALATDELIDATLRNKEGGFFTAAADPSVAARAVTGSLPRAEVRALAALTDGATRWVEKFGRGDWAECFTLVAKEGAAELVSRVRALERADAQERTYLRRSKTHDDATVGYVEL
- a CDS encoding sensor histidine kinase, producing the protein MQKKRPRRTGKQTAPQGGATGAVAPDPAGRGRSTHVRNRLIIAVAVVAAAIAAAGVPSLITASGQLSDSQDLVTLAGQTQDALSLAHSLADERDEVTSYIAAGRPKSQAPDEDRSARVDRQVEELRADTDIPASLRSDLDDVAAVRRAALTGKSSALEAHDAYSGAITELHRLAEELAEQTPPRAGSGAYALAELDAAVQQAAAARGLLLAALNVPTTTETVTSPITGLSVTQTTSTSAQTKQRDALSAAAQQARLRSDAALADFRDTATKAAVDGYDSTVTGSEVNSAEKYLTSLTAQPTLSDSQLDTSTKKLDAALSARVDLMRGEESALYVDRAKDLAQLRDDDVKVLELRIAVLGALMLLAVGIATAMARTLTRPLSVLRRGSARLAGAEDPAAEEAIKFTGRNDEFAQVVNSVNTLHAHAAALHERIATLEADRKHLVGQRQKMADAREELRAEVTDSATQLELLRTSIGGTFVNLALRTLGLVERQLAVIEGLEEREQDPDRLATLFKLDHFATVMRRHSENLLVLAGTEHVQQHAGPVPLVDVVRAAVSEIERYDRVRISALPPHAHLAGFAADDLSHLLAELMENATSFSPPDAPVEISGWLLENGEVMLSVQDEGIGMTVSRMTSLNARLAEFDPDSPYDQEGEEGLGLGLYVVARLAHRHGVRVQLRDQKQGGIAAVVVLPSPLLATAPASAVPSAVPVTGDTHSYSLPGATAEANSNVLRGRSEHPDPLVALAEKAVEVSEAPARPETPAETTMELLLPLVAEDQTGAAAAADGESAPQGPPAPDNESVTGGAGGKPFTAEGEAEAEHTRADEDPVTDKGLPKRTPKITQPAQAPRQRTGTVDADALRRRLGGFRAGASAGYRDVEAEIAEKTGQNPVPAPRSATAPSEELTGGTVEEASS